The genomic DNA GCGTCGACCTTGAGTTCGGCGGGGAGTTCGGGAAGCAGGCGGAAGGCGCCGCCGCCGAGGATGATGCGGGGCGCGGCGGAGCCGAGTTCGGTCCGCGTCCGTTCGACCAGTTGGATAACCTGGGGCAGGTTGAAGAGCATGGTGGCGGAGATGCCGAGGAGATCGGCCTGGTGGTCGCGGGCCGTTTTGAGGATGTCGTCCAGGGGCATGTCGGTGCCGAGAAAGCGCACGTCCCAGCCGTCCGCTTCGAGCAGATCGGCGACCATGTTGGACCCCACCTGATGCAGTTCCCCCTGGACGCCGGTGATGACCGCTCGCCCCCGGCGTTCCCTGGCGACGGGCAACCGCTCGTAGACTCGCGCCACCACATATTGGGTGATGGCCGTGGCCATGTGTTCGTCGGCGACAGTGATGCGGTTGGCTTCCCAGAGGCGGCCGACCTCGTAGAGCGCTTTCTGGAAAATCTCCACATAGAGATCGCGCAGATCGTGCCCCGCGTTGTGGGCCTCAAGGACGATGTCGACGGCGGCCTCGCGGCGACCGGCGAGAATCGCCTGCAGAAAGAGCCGGCGACTGAGGGCCAGGGGATCGTTCGTCTCCCTTTTGCCTTCCGTTTTCTCGGCGGTCAGGGCGGCAAATTCGCTTCCGGCGGCGAGGGAGATTTCCGGCATGGGGTCTCTTGGGCTCATTGCGGTGGACTTTCCCGCTCCACCCGATTGCGGCCGCCGTCCTTGGCGCGATAGAGGGCGGCGTCGGCGCGGGACATGAGACTGTCCGGGTTGCTCCCCGGCGGCAGCAAGGCGACGCCGAAGCTGGCGGTGATCTGTTTTGGATAGCCGTCGATGGCCAGTTCCGCCACTTCCCGGCGCAGGCGTTCGGCGATTTCGACGCCTTTATCCAGATCGGTTCCCGGCAGCAGCAGGGCGATTTCCTCACCGCCGACGCGGGCGACAAGGTCGTAAGGGCGCACGCTCTTTATCAAGGCGGCCGTGACCGCGACCAGAACCTCATCCCCCGTTTCGTGGCCGTAGTCGTCGTTGACCTTCTTGAAGTGATCGAGGTCAAGCATCACCAGCACCAACGGCGACTTCATCCGTGCTCCCCGCTCCGCCTCGAAGCGCAGCCGCTCATTGAAGGCCCGGCGGTTGGCGGCACCGGTCAGGGGATCTTTCAGGGCGAGTTCCTGAATGGTGCGATAGGCTTCGAGCAATTGCCGGTTGCGCTCTTGCAACTCGCGGTTCTTGCGGGTGTTTTCCCGGCTCAATACGGCCAGCTGATTGTTCAGCTGCAAGAGTTCGTCGGCGAAGGCAGCGGTTTTGGCGGCGGGATTTTCGGCGACGAAAAGAACGCCCCGAGGGTGGCGGACCAGATGGCAGCGCAGTGTCGTCGCCCCCTGCAGAGGGCTGTGCAGATTGAGCAGAAACTCCTCGCCGCGCTCATCGTCCCCGCCCACCAACCGTCGCCGCAGTTGCGCGCCGTCGGCTTCGGTCAGATGGGCGGCGAGGGGCCGGTTGCGGCAGTCGTCACCGCCCAGGTGCAGCAGGCGCGGCACCCCGGGGCTGTGGGCGCGGATGATCCCCTCCCGGTCGAGGAGCGCGCAGAAAAGAAGGTCGCTGCCGAGGAGAAAATCGGCCAGCTGATTCAAGGAAGCGTCTTCAGGTTTCATCGCGTTTCAGTCCGTCAGGTAGTTGGCGATGCAGTGCGCCGGGGAGGGTGAAGCGGAAGCAGCTGCCTTTTCCCGCGCCTTCCGATTCGACCCAGATGCGGCCGCCGTAAAGTTCGACAATCCGCTTCACCAGTGCAAGACCCAGGCCGCTGCCTTCACTCTTGGCGTCGAGCTTTTCGAAAAGACCGAAAATTTTCTCCCGGTAGCGGGGATCGATCCCCATCCCGTTGTCGCGCACGAAAAAAACGATCTCGCCTCCCGTCTCCTCCACGCCCAGCCGAATTCGAGGTGCGCCCTGATCTCCCATGTACTTGACGGCGTTTTCGATCAGATTCTGCCAGATCTCCAGCAGGCGCGGACGGTCACCGAAGAGCTTCGGCCCCTGCTCATCCCTTTCGATCCCCACTTCTTTCTCGGCCAGGGGGCCGGCCATCAGCGAGAGGACTTCTTGCAGCAGCTGGTCGAAGGCGATTTCTTCCGGCGGATTGACGAGTCGCCCGATGCGCGACATTTCCAGCAGTTCGTCGAGCAGTATGCCCATTTTTTCCGCTGCCCCGCGCATGTGGGCGATGTCCGTCTCAATCCGCTCCGCGTTGTCCGAGGCGATGTCCTGCTCGAGAAAGCCGAGAAAGGCCTTGACCGTGACCAGCGGGCTCTTGAGGTCGTGGGAAACGGTGTAGTTGAAGCGCTCTAGTTCGCCGCTGCGTTCTTCCAGTTCCCGTGCCTTCTGTTCAAGGGCGATTTCCGCTTCTTTGCGGGGAGTGATCACCTCGGTATAGAGGACGATGCCGCCAATGCTCCCATCCCGTTCATGCCAGGGGCGGCACTGCCAGCGCACATAATCGACCCGGCCGTCGTCCCGCTCGAAAGGCTCGTCCTCGGCGCCGAGCACCTCCCCGGCCAGAGCCCGGCGATGAACTTCGCGCCATTTTTCGGGAATCTCGGGGAAGATTTCGTAATGGTGCTTGCCAATAATATCCCGGTGCTTGACCCTGTAATCGTTCAGGAAGCGGTCACTGACAAAAAGAAATTGGAGGTTTCGATCCAGGACGGCGATGGCGTTGGGATCGTGTTCGATGATGTAGTTCATCAGCTCGTGCCAGTGCCCGAGCCGGGCCTCCGCCTCTTTGCGGGGGGTGATGTCGTGAATGATGGAATACATGTAGACCCGACCGTCGAACTCGACGGGACCGGAAAAGACCTCGACCTCCCGAACCTCGCCGCCAGCCAGGCGGTGGAGGAATTCGAAATGGTTGCGCCGCAGCTGTCGGGCCTTCTCCATTTCAGCGCGGATCGCGTCCGGGGGCAGGGTGTTGAGGTTGGCAAGGGGCATGCCCCGCAGTTCTTCCGGGGAGTAGCCGTAATAGTCTTGAGCGGCGGGGTTGGCGTCGATGATGTTGAGCGTTTCGGGGTCGACGAGCAGCATGACCGAATGGTGGTTGGCGAAGAGGCTGTGATAGCGGGCCTCGCTCTGGCGCAGCCGGACTTCGGCCTGATGACGTTCGGCCAGATGGTTTTGCAGACGCCTTCGGCTGAGGCCGATGCCGAGCATCCCCAGGGACCAGAGCCCGCCATAGCCGATGAGGTGGAAAAGGAGATAGGTGCGCAACTCCGCCCGGTAGGGGGCCCAGGGGATGGCAACGCTGATGCCGCCGCGGATGTCGTCCACCTGGTAGCCCTGGGCGGCATGGCACTTGAGACAGCCGACATCGACGATCATCGGCCGCATCAGACGCAGGTAGGGGTCACCGTCGATGCTTTGCAACGCCGAGCGCTCGCTTTCGCCGCGCTCGAAGGCTTCGAGCGTGGCGATTTCCCAGGGATCGGGGGCATTGCCCGGGCGAATCGGCCGCAGGCTGGTGATGTGGGCGCGGGTGCCGAAGGTGTCGTCGGCCAGTTCGTGGATCTGGCGCAGCATGTAGGCGGGGTTGATCAGGGTCAGGGGGCGCCCCGAGGGGGTTTCGATGTCCCGCTCGGGTACATGGGCGAGGTTGGCGTTGGGCGGATTGCGGGGGGAAACGGGGGCGTATATGCCGCCGTGGCCGGTCGCCCACTTGCGGAAGGTGAGATCCTTGGCGTAACTGTGACGGGCGGCGGTGCGGGCGTTGTTCAGCGCCGACTGGCGGGCCTGATAGTAGTCCCAGCCGGCCAGGAGGCATATGAGTAGGCTCCAGCAAACAACGATCAGGACAAAGGAGTCGGCAAATTGCCCAGCCCCGGTCGCTTGCGCTTCCGGGGGGGTGGTCGGCCTGTCGCTGGAAGGTTCGGTCATCGCCGTACTCTACCTTTCCGCTGAAGGGGGGAGGTCTTTTACGGCATCAGTCCTTCCCACGTACCGTCAGCACCGGCACGGTCGAGCGGCGCACCAGGCGTTCGGCGGTGCTGCCGACCATGACGTGTTCCAGGCCAGTGCGGCCGTGGGTGCCGACGACGATGAGGTCGGCGTTGACTTCCTTGGCCTGGCGGATGATTTCCTGGAAGGGGATGCCCATCACGACGGCGTTGGTGTAGGGGACGGTAGCGGCGAAGTGCTCCCTGCAGAAGTCCTCCATCGCCTTGAGCGACTGGATTTCCACTTCCCGCTCCAGCAGGGCCATGGATTCAGGCTGAATCATCGTCTTGCGGCGGTCGGTGAACTCGCCGAGAACGTGCAGCACGTGCAGTTCGGCCCCGGCCAGTCGCGCCAGCAGCAGGGCGTATTCGGCGGCGGGGAGCGAGCTTTCCGAGAAGTCGGTGGCGTAGAGAATCTTGGTGATGCTTTTCATGACAGCCTCGTTTCGCTGAAGTTTCATTGTTCGCTTGTCCGTGTTCAAGCGGGAGCGGCTACCATCCGGTCGCGCCGGTTCTTGGTCCACTGCATGAACCAGACCATTCCCACCAGGCCGATGCCGATGATGTCGGTGCTGATGGTCGGCCAGTAGAGCAGAACCGTGGCCGGAGCGAGGATCAGCCATTCGAGGATGGACGTCCGGCGAATCCAGTAGAACATGGTCAGCGACGAAAAGGCAATGGTG from Desulfuromonas acetexigens includes the following:
- a CDS encoding cobalamin B12-binding domain-containing protein, coding for MPEISLAAGSEFAALTAEKTEGKRETNDPLALSRRLFLQAILAGRREAAVDIVLEAHNAGHDLRDLYVEIFQKALYEVGRLWEANRITVADEHMATAITQYVVARVYERLPVARERRGRAVITGVQGELHQVGSNMVADLLEADGWDVRFLGTDMPLDDILKTARDHQADLLGISATMLFNLPQVIQLVERTRTELGSAAPRIILGGGAFRLLPELPAELKVDAVATELRQGVELARSLGKLA
- a CDS encoding GGDEF domain-containing protein, which codes for MKPEDASLNQLADFLLGSDLLFCALLDREGIIRAHSPGVPRLLHLGGDDCRNRPLAAHLTEADGAQLRRRLVGGDDERGEEFLLNLHSPLQGATTLRCHLVRHPRGVLFVAENPAAKTAAFADELLQLNNQLAVLSRENTRKNRELQERNRQLLEAYRTIQELALKDPLTGAANRRAFNERLRFEAERGARMKSPLVLVMLDLDHFKKVNDDYGHETGDEVLVAVTAALIKSVRPYDLVARVGGEEIALLLPGTDLDKGVEIAERLRREVAELAIDGYPKQITASFGVALLPPGSNPDSLMSRADAALYRAKDGGRNRVERESPPQ
- a CDS encoding PAS domain S-box protein — its product is MTEPSSDRPTTPPEAQATGAGQFADSFVLIVVCWSLLICLLAGWDYYQARQSALNNARTAARHSYAKDLTFRKWATGHGGIYAPVSPRNPPNANLAHVPERDIETPSGRPLTLINPAYMLRQIHELADDTFGTRAHITSLRPIRPGNAPDPWEIATLEAFERGESERSALQSIDGDPYLRLMRPMIVDVGCLKCHAAQGYQVDDIRGGISVAIPWAPYRAELRTYLLFHLIGYGGLWSLGMLGIGLSRRRLQNHLAERHQAEVRLRQSEARYHSLFANHHSVMLLVDPETLNIIDANPAAQDYYGYSPEELRGMPLANLNTLPPDAIRAEMEKARQLRRNHFEFLHRLAGGEVREVEVFSGPVEFDGRVYMYSIIHDITPRKEAEARLGHWHELMNYIIEHDPNAIAVLDRNLQFLFVSDRFLNDYRVKHRDIIGKHHYEIFPEIPEKWREVHRRALAGEVLGAEDEPFERDDGRVDYVRWQCRPWHERDGSIGGIVLYTEVITPRKEAEIALEQKARELEERSGELERFNYTVSHDLKSPLVTVKAFLGFLEQDIASDNAERIETDIAHMRGAAEKMGILLDELLEMSRIGRLVNPPEEIAFDQLLQEVLSLMAGPLAEKEVGIERDEQGPKLFGDRPRLLEIWQNLIENAVKYMGDQGAPRIRLGVEETGGEIVFFVRDNGMGIDPRYREKIFGLFEKLDAKSEGSGLGLALVKRIVELYGGRIWVESEGAGKGSCFRFTLPGALHRQLPDGLKRDET
- a CDS encoding universal stress protein, producing the protein MKSITKILYATDFSESSLPAAEYALLLARLAGAELHVLHVLGEFTDRRKTMIQPESMALLEREVEIQSLKAMEDFCREHFAATVPYTNAVVMGIPFQEIIRQAKEVNADLIVVGTHGRTGLEHVMVGSTAERLVRRSTVPVLTVRGKD